The proteins below come from a single Stutzerimonas stutzeri RCH2 genomic window:
- the pyk gene encoding pyruvate kinase, whose translation MKPDKKVKILATLGPTTRSIDDVRALVAAGVNLFRLNFSHGEHADHAERFAWIREVERELNQPIGILMDLQGPKLRVGRFAEGKVRLERDQAFRLDLDPTPGNSQRVNLPHPEIIAALEPGMQLLIDDGRLRLTVTERHAEAIDTRVVAGGELSDRKGVNVPEAVLELSPLTEKDRRDLTFGLQLGFDWVALSFVQRPQDIHEARKLIGDRAFLMAKIEKPSAVQHLREIARLSDAIMVARGDLGVEVPAENVPRIQKDIVRICRQLGRPVVVATQMLESMRFAPAPTRAEVTDVANAVAEGADAVMLSAETASGDYPLEAVSMMSKIIRQVESGPDFQAQLDVHRPNAEATLPDAISCAIRRISGILPIAVLVNYTESGRSSLRASRERPATPILSLTPSVATARKLSVAWGVYSVVDAPMRDMEQVSSHALELARAQGMAQSGDTVLITAGVPLGQPGTTNTLRIEVLS comes from the coding sequence ATGAAACCCGACAAGAAGGTCAAGATACTTGCCACCCTCGGCCCCACTACCCGCAGCATCGATGATGTTCGGGCGCTGGTCGCCGCCGGGGTCAACCTGTTCCGCCTGAACTTCAGCCATGGCGAGCACGCCGACCATGCCGAGCGTTTCGCCTGGATTCGCGAGGTCGAACGTGAGCTGAACCAGCCGATCGGCATTCTCATGGACCTGCAAGGGCCCAAGCTCAGGGTCGGCCGCTTCGCCGAGGGCAAGGTACGCCTGGAACGCGATCAGGCCTTTCGCCTGGATCTGGACCCGACCCCGGGCAACAGCCAGCGGGTCAACCTGCCGCATCCGGAAATCATCGCCGCGCTGGAACCCGGCATGCAGCTGCTGATCGACGATGGCCGCTTGCGCCTGACGGTCACCGAGCGCCATGCCGAGGCCATCGATACCCGCGTGGTCGCCGGCGGCGAGCTGTCCGACCGCAAGGGTGTGAACGTGCCGGAGGCGGTGCTGGAGCTGAGCCCGCTGACCGAGAAGGACCGTCGCGACCTGACGTTCGGTCTGCAGCTGGGCTTCGACTGGGTCGCACTGTCGTTCGTCCAGCGCCCGCAGGACATCCATGAGGCACGCAAGCTGATCGGTGACCGCGCCTTTCTCATGGCCAAGATCGAGAAGCCATCGGCGGTGCAGCACCTGCGCGAAATCGCCCGTCTGTCCGACGCGATCATGGTGGCGCGCGGCGATCTGGGCGTGGAGGTGCCGGCCGAGAACGTGCCGCGTATCCAGAAGGACATCGTGCGCATCTGCCGCCAGCTCGGCCGCCCGGTGGTGGTGGCCACGCAGATGCTCGAATCCATGCGTTTCGCTCCGGCCCCCACCCGCGCCGAGGTCACCGACGTGGCCAATGCAGTTGCCGAGGGCGCGGACGCGGTGATGCTGTCGGCGGAAACCGCTTCCGGCGACTACCCGCTGGAAGCGGTGAGCATGATGAGCAAGATCATTCGTCAGGTGGAAAGCGGCCCGGACTTCCAGGCCCAGCTCGACGTGCACCGGCCTAACGCCGAGGCCACCCTGCCGGATGCCATCAGCTGCGCGATCCGCCGCATCAGCGGCATCCTGCCGATTGCCGTGCTGGTCAACTACACCGAATCCGGCCGCTCCAGTCTGCGCGCCTCACGTGAACGCCCGGCCACGCCAATCCTCAGCCTGACGCCAAGCGTCGCCACCGCACGCAAACTCAGCGTGGCCTGGGGCGTGTATTCGGTGGTGGATGCGCCGATGCGCGACATGGAACAGGTCAGCAGTCACGCCCTGGAACTGGCGCGTGCGCAGGGCATGGCGCAAAGCGGCGACACGGTGCTGATCACCGCTGGCGTGCCTCTCGGCCAGCCCGGCACCACCAACACGCTGCGCATCGAAGTGCTGAGCTGA
- a CDS encoding glycerate kinase type-2 family protein: MTLDPQALLRQLFDSAIEAAHPRHVLADHLPEDRSGRAIVIGAGKAAAAMAEAIEKVWEGELSGLVVTRYEHHADCKRIEVVEAAHPVPDDAGERVARRVLELVSNLEESDRVIFLLSGGGSSLLALPAEGISLADKQAINKALLRSGAHIGEMNCVRKHLSAIKGGRLAKACWPASVYTYAISDVPGDEATVIASGPTVADPTTSEQALEILERYHIEVPANVRAWLEDPRSETLKPGDPMLSRSHFRLIATPQQSLDAAAEVARAAGITPLILGDLEGEAREVAKVHAGIARQVVLHGQPIAAPCVILSGGETTVTVRGNGRGGRNAEFLLALTENLQGLPNVYALAGDTDGIDGSEDNAGALMMPDSYARAETLGLRAADALANNDGYGYFAALDDLIVTGPTRTNVNDFRAILILPPSA, encoded by the coding sequence ATGACCCTCGACCCACAAGCCCTGTTGCGCCAGTTGTTCGACAGCGCCATCGAGGCCGCCCACCCGCGCCACGTGCTCGCCGACCATCTGCCCGAAGACCGCAGCGGCCGGGCCATCGTCATTGGCGCCGGCAAGGCGGCTGCGGCCATGGCCGAAGCCATCGAGAAGGTCTGGGAAGGCGAACTCTCCGGGCTGGTGGTGACCCGCTACGAACATCACGCCGACTGCAAGCGTATCGAAGTGGTGGAAGCCGCCCACCCGGTCCCGGACGATGCCGGCGAGCGCGTTGCCCGCCGCGTGCTGGAGCTGGTCAGCAACCTCGAGGAGAGCGACCGGGTGATCTTCCTGCTATCTGGCGGCGGCTCCTCGCTGCTGGCACTGCCGGCCGAAGGCATCTCGCTGGCCGACAAGCAGGCGATCAACAAGGCGTTGCTGCGCTCCGGCGCGCACATTGGCGAGATGAACTGCGTGCGCAAGCACCTTTCGGCGATCAAGGGTGGACGTCTGGCCAAGGCCTGCTGGCCAGCGAGCGTTTACACCTATGCGATTTCCGATGTGCCCGGTGACGAGGCAACGGTGATTGCCTCCGGTCCCACCGTGGCTGATCCGACCACATCGGAGCAGGCATTGGAAATTCTCGAGCGTTATCACATCGAGGTGCCGGCCAACGTGCGCGCCTGGCTCGAAGACCCACGCTCGGAAACGCTGAAACCGGGCGATCCGATGCTCTCGCGCAGCCACTTCCGGCTGATCGCCACGCCGCAGCAGTCCCTCGATGCCGCGGCCGAGGTGGCCCGTGCCGCTGGCATCACCCCGCTGATCCTCGGTGATCTGGAAGGTGAAGCGCGCGAGGTGGCCAAGGTGCACGCCGGCATCGCCCGTCAGGTGGTGCTGCACGGCCAGCCGATCGCCGCCCCCTGCGTGATCCTCTCGGGCGGCGAGACCACGGTGACCGTGCGCGGCAACGGCCGCGGCGGGCGCAACGCCGAATTCCTGCTCGCCCTCACCGAAAACCTGCAAGGCCTGCCGAACGTCTATGCGCTGGCCGGCGACACCGACGGCATCGACGGCTCGGAAGACAACGCCGGCGCGCTGATGATGCCGGACAGCTATGCCCGCGCCGAAACCCTGGGCCTGCGCGCCGCCGATGCGCTGGCCAATAACGACGGTTATGGCTATTTCGCCGCGCTGGACGACCTGATCGTCACCGGCCCGACACGCACCAACGTCAACGATTTCCGCGCCATCCTGATTCTGCCGCCCTCGGCCTAG
- a CDS encoding 2-hydroxy-3-oxopropionate reductase codes for MAKIGFIGTGIMGLPMAQNLQKAGHDIFLSTHHDAAPAALIEAGAVALANPKEVAQEAEFIIVMVPDTPHVEDVLFRENGIAEGVGPNKLVIDMSSISPSATKTFAEKINATGAQYLDAPVSGGEVGAKAATLSIMVGGSEESFARALPLFQAMGKNITLVGGNGDGQTAKVANQIIVALNIQAVAEALLFAARNGADPAKVREALMGGFAGSKILEVHGERMIKGTFDPGFRISLHQKDLNLALAGARELGLNLPNTANAQQVFSTCAAIGGSGWDHSALIKGLEHMANFSIRKE; via the coding sequence ATGGCTAAGATCGGATTTATCGGCACCGGCATCATGGGCTTACCCATGGCTCAGAACCTGCAGAAGGCAGGCCACGACATCTTTCTGTCCACGCATCACGACGCCGCTCCGGCAGCTTTGATCGAGGCCGGTGCAGTCGCCCTGGCCAACCCGAAGGAAGTCGCCCAGGAAGCCGAGTTCATCATCGTCATGGTCCCGGACACTCCGCATGTCGAGGACGTGCTGTTCCGCGAAAACGGCATCGCCGAAGGTGTTGGCCCGAACAAGCTGGTGATCGACATGAGCTCGATCTCACCCAGCGCCACCAAGACCTTTGCCGAGAAAATCAACGCCACCGGCGCCCAGTACCTCGACGCACCGGTATCGGGCGGTGAAGTCGGCGCCAAGGCCGCAACGCTGTCGATCATGGTCGGCGGCAGCGAAGAAAGCTTCGCCCGCGCCCTGCCGCTGTTCCAGGCGATGGGCAAGAACATCACCCTGGTCGGCGGCAACGGCGACGGCCAGACCGCCAAGGTGGCTAACCAGATCATCGTCGCGCTGAACATCCAGGCGGTGGCCGAAGCCCTGCTGTTCGCCGCACGCAACGGTGCCGACCCGGCCAAGGTGCGCGAGGCGCTGATGGGCGGCTTCGCCGGCTCGAAGATCCTCGAGGTGCACGGTGAACGCATGATCAAGGGCACCTTCGATCCGGGCTTCCGCATCAGCCTGCACCAGAAGGACCTCAACCTGGCGTTGGCTGGCGCCCGCGAGCTGGGCCTGAACCTGCCCAATACCGCCAACGCCCAGCAGGTGTTCAGCACCTGCGCAGCCATCGGCGGCAGCGGCTGGGACCACTCGGCACTGATCAAGGGCCTGGAGCACATGGCCAACTTCTCGATCCGCAAGGAGTAA
- the hyi gene encoding hydroxypyruvate isomerase encodes MPRFAANLSMLFTEQDFTDRFAAAAAAGFTGVEYLFPYDYPAEEIKARLDANKLTQVLFNLPAGDWASGERGIAILPERVEEFRAGVDQAIAYAKVLGNTQVNCLAGIAPRGADLGELEMTFIENLRYAAQKLEEAGIRLVMEMINTRDIPRFFLNNTSQAQEIRGKVGHPNLFLQYDVYHMQIMEGDLARTIEANLDAINHIQLADNPGRNEPGTGEINYHFLFEHLDRIGYQGWVGCEYKPATTTEAGLGWLKSHNAI; translated from the coding sequence ATGCCCCGCTTTGCCGCCAACCTGTCGATGCTGTTCACCGAGCAGGACTTCACCGATCGCTTCGCCGCCGCTGCCGCAGCCGGCTTTACCGGAGTCGAATACCTGTTCCCCTACGACTACCCGGCCGAGGAGATCAAGGCCCGGCTGGACGCCAACAAGCTGACCCAGGTGCTGTTCAACCTGCCGGCCGGCGACTGGGCAAGCGGTGAGCGCGGTATCGCCATCCTGCCGGAGCGGGTCGAGGAGTTCCGCGCCGGCGTCGACCAGGCCATCGCCTATGCCAAGGTGCTCGGCAATACCCAGGTCAACTGCCTGGCCGGCATCGCCCCGCGTGGCGCCGATCTCGGCGAGCTGGAAATGACCTTTATCGAGAACCTGCGCTATGCCGCGCAGAAGCTCGAAGAGGCTGGCATCCGCCTGGTGATGGAGATGATCAACACCCGCGACATCCCGCGCTTTTTCCTCAACAACACCTCCCAGGCGCAGGAGATCCGCGGCAAGGTCGGTCACCCCAACCTGTTCCTGCAGTACGACGTCTACCACATGCAGATCATGGAGGGAGACCTGGCGCGGACCATCGAAGCCAACCTGGACGCGATCAACCATATCCAGCTGGCCGACAACCCAGGCCGTAACGAACCGGGCACCGGCGAGATCAACTACCACTTCCTGTTCGAGCACCTGGACCGTATCGGCTACCAAGGCTGGGTCGGCTGCGAGTACAAGCCGGCCACCACCACCGAAGCAGGCCTTGGCTGGCTGAAGAGCCACAACGCCATCTGA
- the gcl gene encoding glyoxylate carboligase, whose product MARMRAIDAAVAVLRKEGIDTAFGIPGAAINPLYSALRADGSIRHILARHVEGASHMAEGYTRTKAGNIGVCIGTSGPAGTDMITGLYSAWADSIPILCITGQAPRARLYKEDFQAVDIESIAKPVTKWAVTVREPALVPRVFQQAFHVMRSGRPGPVLIDLPFDVQMAEIEFDIETYEPLAVYKPAATRKQIEKAIDMLCAAERPLIVAGGGIYNAGAEALLVEFAETVGVPVIPTLMGWGSIPDDHPLMAGMCGLQTSHRYGNANMLASDFVLGIGNRWANRHTGSVEVYTKDRTFVHVDIEPTQIGRVFSPDFGITSDAGAALALFVEVAKERKAAGQLPDRTPWAADCQERKRTMLRKTHFDSVPMKPQRVYQCMNNAFGKDACYVSTIGLSQIAAAQFLHVYKPRHWINCGQAGPLGWTIPAALGVVAADPTRKVVALSGDYDFQFMIEELAVGAQFKLPYIHILVNNAYLGLIRQSQRGFEMDYCVQLGFENINADQSGMEGYGVDHVAVVEGLGCKAIRVFRQEDLRPAIEQAQAWMAEYRVPVVIEVILERVTNIAMGTEIDAINEFEPLAERREDAPTAVGLLD is encoded by the coding sequence ATGGCCCGCATGAGAGCAATCGACGCCGCCGTCGCGGTATTGCGCAAGGAAGGCATCGACACCGCCTTCGGCATCCCCGGTGCCGCGATCAACCCGCTGTATTCCGCCCTGCGTGCCGACGGCAGCATCCGCCACATTCTGGCCCGCCACGTCGAAGGCGCCTCGCACATGGCCGAGGGTTACACCCGCACCAAGGCCGGCAACATCGGCGTGTGCATCGGCACCTCGGGCCCGGCCGGTACCGACATGATCACCGGCCTCTACTCCGCCTGGGCCGACTCCATTCCGATTCTCTGCATCACCGGCCAGGCGCCGCGTGCTCGCCTCTATAAAGAAGATTTCCAGGCCGTGGATATCGAGTCCATCGCCAAGCCGGTGACCAAGTGGGCCGTGACCGTGCGTGAGCCGGCGTTGGTGCCGCGCGTATTCCAGCAGGCCTTCCACGTGATGCGTTCGGGCCGTCCGGGGCCGGTACTGATCGACCTGCCGTTCGATGTGCAGATGGCCGAGATCGAGTTCGACATCGAGACCTACGAGCCGCTTGCCGTTTACAAGCCGGCAGCCACCCGCAAACAGATCGAGAAAGCCATCGACATGCTCTGCGCCGCCGAGCGTCCGCTGATCGTCGCCGGTGGTGGCATCTATAACGCCGGTGCCGAAGCGCTGCTGGTGGAATTCGCCGAGACCGTGGGCGTGCCGGTGATCCCGACGCTGATGGGCTGGGGCTCGATTCCGGATGACCATCCGCTGATGGCCGGCATGTGCGGCCTGCAGACCAGCCACCGCTACGGCAACGCCAACATGCTGGCTTCGGACTTCGTGCTCGGCATCGGCAACCGCTGGGCCAACCGCCACACCGGCTCGGTCGAGGTCTACACCAAGGACCGCACCTTCGTGCACGTGGATATCGAACCAACCCAGATCGGCCGGGTGTTCTCGCCGGACTTCGGCATCACCTCCGATGCCGGCGCTGCGCTGGCGCTGTTCGTCGAAGTCGCCAAGGAGCGCAAAGCGGCGGGCCAGTTGCCGGACCGTACGCCATGGGCCGCCGACTGCCAGGAGCGCAAGCGCACGATGCTGCGCAAGACGCACTTCGACAGCGTGCCGATGAAGCCGCAGCGCGTGTACCAGTGCATGAACAACGCGTTCGGCAAGGACGCCTGCTACGTCAGCACCATCGGCCTGTCGCAGATCGCCGCCGCGCAGTTCCTGCATGTCTACAAGCCGCGCCACTGGATCAACTGCGGCCAGGCCGGCCCGCTCGGCTGGACGATTCCGGCAGCGCTGGGTGTGGTCGCGGCGGACCCAACACGCAAGGTGGTGGCTCTGTCTGGCGACTACGACTTCCAGTTCATGATCGAGGAGCTGGCGGTGGGTGCGCAGTTCAAGCTGCCGTACATCCACATCCTGGTGAACAACGCCTACCTCGGCCTGATCCGCCAGTCGCAGCGCGGTTTCGAGATGGATTACTGCGTGCAGCTCGGCTTCGAGAACATCAATGCCGACCAGAGCGGCATGGAAGGCTACGGCGTCGACCACGTCGCGGTGGTCGAGGGCCTGGGCTGCAAGGCGATCCGCGTGTTTCGCCAGGAAGACCTGCGCCCGGCCATCGAACAGGCCCAGGCCTGGATGGCCGAGTACCGCGTGCCGGTGGTGATCGAGGTGATCCTCGAGCGAGTGACCAACATCGCCATGGGCACCGAGATCGACGCCATCAACGAGTTCGAGCCATTGGCCGAGCGCCGCGAGGATGCGCCGACGGCGGTTGGGTTGCTGGATTAG
- a CDS encoding LysR family transcriptional regulator: MDRYTTLRSFVLVADCGSFAAAAHKENVTPVVMGRRLDALERHLGVKLMHRSTRGLSLTDLGEQYLERARGLLKDFDEVDASISHDRTSVRGHLVVSAPAAFGRRHIGPHAPAFQARYPDLQLSFNFTDSVVDLVRHGYDMGIRIGEVTDPNYVAVRLFPNRRVVCGSPEYFARHGTPTALEELTEHNCLAFNLQGGQQRGWTFLRDGRQVAIRVAGNLDCNDGELLFDWVKQGLGIGWRSTWEIQAELKRGELVTVLDEYALPAYDIQAVYPQQRYLPAKVRFFIDYLKDIYNAPGYWEVR; this comes from the coding sequence ATGGATCGTTACACGACCCTGCGCAGCTTCGTGCTGGTGGCCGATTGCGGCAGCTTCGCCGCGGCTGCGCACAAGGAAAACGTCACTCCAGTGGTGATGGGGCGGCGGCTGGATGCGCTGGAGCGGCACCTGGGTGTGAAGCTGATGCACCGCTCGACGCGCGGGCTGTCATTGACCGATCTGGGCGAGCAGTATCTGGAGCGCGCCCGTGGGCTGCTGAAGGATTTCGACGAGGTGGATGCCAGCATCAGCCACGACCGCACTTCGGTGCGTGGCCATCTGGTGGTATCGGCGCCGGCAGCATTCGGGCGGCGACATATCGGCCCGCACGCGCCGGCATTCCAGGCGCGTTATCCCGACCTGCAACTGTCGTTCAACTTCACCGACAGCGTGGTCGATCTGGTGCGCCACGGCTATGACATGGGCATTCGCATCGGCGAGGTGACCGACCCCAACTACGTGGCGGTGCGGCTGTTTCCGAACAGGCGGGTGGTCTGCGGTTCGCCGGAATATTTCGCCCGCCACGGCACGCCGACGGCATTGGAGGAGCTGACCGAGCACAACTGCCTGGCCTTCAACCTGCAGGGCGGCCAGCAGCGTGGCTGGACCTTCCTGCGTGACGGCAGGCAGGTGGCGATCCGCGTGGCCGGCAATCTGGACTGCAATGACGGTGAGCTGCTGTTCGACTGGGTCAAGCAGGGGCTGGGCATCGGCTGGCGCTCGACCTGGGAGATCCAGGCCGAGCTCAAGCGCGGCGAGCTGGTCACGGTACTCGACGAGTACGCGCTGCCGGCCTACGACATCCAGGCGGTGTACCCGCAGCAGCGCTACCTGCCGGCCAAGGTGCGTTTCTTCATCGACTACCTGAAGGACATCTACAACGCACCGGGCTATTGGGAAGTGCGCTGA
- the uraH gene encoding hydroxyisourate hydrolase has translation MKALRSIAAGLMLSGLSGLSLAAGNPLSVHVLNLQDGLPSPDVRVTLEQRQGDSWKSLNSGETNAQGRITALYPEGKALEKGTYRVTFKTGDWFAAHKASTFFPEVPVIFEADGSVEHYHIPLLLSPYGFSTYRGN, from the coding sequence ATGAAAGCATTACGTTCCATCGCCGCCGGTTTGATGCTCAGCGGCCTGTCCGGTCTGTCCCTGGCCGCTGGCAACCCCCTCAGCGTGCATGTGCTGAATCTGCAAGACGGCCTGCCTTCGCCGGACGTCCGTGTCACCCTGGAACAGCGCCAGGGCGACAGCTGGAAATCACTCAACAGTGGCGAGACCAACGCCCAGGGCCGCATCACCGCGCTGTACCCCGAAGGCAAGGCGCTGGAAAAAGGTACCTACCGCGTCACCTTCAAGACCGGCGACTGGTTCGCCGCGCACAAGGCCAGCACCTTTTTCCCCGAAGTTCCAGTGATCTTCGAAGCCGATGGCAGCGTCGAGCACTATCACATCCCGCTGCTGCTGAGCCCTTACGGCTTCTCCACCTACCGCGGCAACTGA
- a CDS encoding GlcG/HbpS family heme-binding protein: protein MRLAATLSLLTLALLTPALSANAATPAPLTQQNVSLALADGLIQATLDQCHAENRTAVVAVVDRGGNLVALRRDDNVGPHNTLAAQRKAYTALSSKTPTRLFAERAAATPDAANLNTLDELLLLGGGVPLKVGNEVIGAIGVAGAGGAKNDEACAMAAIEKLLPSSH, encoded by the coding sequence ATGCGTCTCGCAGCCACACTGTCATTGCTGACCCTGGCATTACTTACCCCGGCCCTGAGCGCCAACGCCGCCACACCGGCACCGCTAACCCAGCAGAACGTCTCGCTGGCCCTGGCCGATGGCCTGATCCAGGCCACGCTGGACCAGTGCCACGCGGAAAACCGCACGGCGGTGGTCGCGGTGGTCGATCGCGGCGGCAACCTGGTTGCCCTGCGCCGGGACGACAACGTCGGCCCGCACAACACCCTCGCCGCGCAGCGCAAGGCCTACACCGCGCTGTCGAGCAAGACCCCGACCCGTCTGTTCGCCGAGCGCGCCGCCGCTACGCCGGACGCCGCCAACCTCAACACGCTGGATGAGCTGTTGCTGCTCGGCGGTGGCGTGCCGCTGAAGGTCGGCAACGAGGTGATCGGCGCCATCGGCGTGGCCGGCGCCGGCGGTGCCAAGAACGACGAGGCCTGCGCCATGGCCGCCATCGAAAAACTGCTGCCCTCCTCCCACTGA
- a CDS encoding heavy metal response regulator transcription factor, which translates to MRILVVEDEAKTADYLKRGLEESGYRVEVARNGVDGKYLIEEETFDLVILDVMLPGLDGWELVQVVRRRSAHTPVLFLTARDAVEDRVRGLELGADDYLVKPFSYAELLARVRTLLRRGPPREVERFQVADLELDLLRRRVSRQGERISLTNKEFALLHLLLLRQGEVLSRAQIASQVWQMNFDSDTNVVDVAIRRLRAKVDDPYPLKLIHTVRGMGYVLEAAT; encoded by the coding sequence ATGCGAATTCTGGTGGTGGAGGACGAAGCCAAGACGGCTGACTACCTCAAGCGCGGGCTGGAGGAATCTGGCTATCGCGTCGAGGTGGCGCGCAACGGCGTCGATGGCAAATACCTGATTGAGGAGGAGACCTTCGACCTGGTGATCCTCGACGTCATGCTGCCGGGGCTCGACGGCTGGGAGCTGGTACAGGTGGTGCGCAGGCGCTCGGCGCATACGCCGGTGCTGTTCCTCACCGCGCGCGATGCGGTGGAAGACCGTGTGCGTGGGCTGGAGCTGGGCGCCGACGACTATCTGGTCAAGCCGTTCTCCTACGCCGAGCTGCTGGCGCGGGTACGCACCCTGCTGCGGCGCGGACCGCCGCGGGAAGTCGAGCGCTTTCAGGTTGCTGATCTTGAGCTGGACCTGTTGCGCCGTCGCGTCAGTCGCCAGGGCGAACGCATCAGCCTGACCAACAAGGAGTTTGCCTTGCTGCACCTGTTGCTGCTGCGCCAAGGCGAGGTGCTCTCGCGTGCGCAGATCGCCTCGCAGGTCTGGCAGATGAACTTCGACAGCGACACCAATGTGGTCGACGTGGCGATCCGCCGCCTGCGCGCCAAGGTCGACGACCCCTATCCGCTCAAGCTTATCCACACCGTGCGCGGTATGGGCTATGTGCTGGAAGCCGCCACGTGA
- a CDS encoding heavy metal sensor histidine kinase: MSLLPRSLSLRLALAFALVASVLLGSIGLYLYRSLEREISWRDDQALLGRLGRMQALLDDSASIEALRQRPQLYENMLGNRDSLLWLLDAQGRALIEINPARLSIPTLPASAAAELTDTDGARLAWRRLPGEAGLTLVAGRMLAEREQMLAAYRVKLWWALSLGALLASVLGWLISRRALRPVRHLTRQALAIDVQHLHLRLDESAMPSELEPLRGALNQMLNRLEQGFARLSRFSEDLAHEMRTPLGNLMGQTQQLLHKDRDASAYHALLVSNQEEYERLARMIDSMLFLARAEQPATAITRQAFSLPELVEQLCEYFEGVAEERGIQLLDETEGELFGDADLIRRALANLLANALRYGAGDSPVRIVSGSEDGWRWVSVINQGSPIAAEQLPRLFDRFYRCDPSRAEPGDSGGLGLAIVRSIMQLHGGEVDVRSDSRQTEFTLRFAATSA, translated from the coding sequence GTGAGCCTGTTGCCGCGTTCACTCAGCCTGCGCCTGGCGCTGGCCTTCGCCCTGGTGGCGAGCGTGCTGCTGGGCAGCATCGGCCTGTATCTGTACCGCTCGCTGGAGCGTGAAATCAGTTGGCGTGACGATCAGGCACTACTCGGTCGACTGGGGCGTATGCAGGCGCTGCTGGACGACAGCGCCAGCATCGAGGCGCTACGGCAACGTCCGCAGCTGTACGAGAACATGCTGGGTAATCGCGACAGCCTGCTCTGGCTACTCGATGCTCAGGGACGCGCGCTGATCGAGATCAACCCGGCGCGGCTGTCCATTCCGACATTGCCGGCCAGCGCTGCAGCGGAGCTGACCGATACAGATGGAGCGCGGCTGGCCTGGCGGCGCCTGCCGGGCGAGGCGGGGCTGACCCTGGTCGCCGGGCGCATGCTCGCTGAGCGTGAGCAGATGCTCGCCGCCTACCGTGTAAAACTGTGGTGGGCGTTGAGCCTCGGCGCGCTGCTGGCGTCAGTGCTTGGCTGGCTGATCAGTCGGCGCGCCTTGCGTCCGGTGCGCCACCTGACCCGTCAGGCGCTGGCGATCGACGTGCAGCACCTGCACCTGCGCCTGGACGAATCGGCGATGCCCAGCGAACTCGAGCCGCTGCGTGGGGCGCTGAACCAGATGCTCAATCGCTTGGAACAGGGCTTCGCGCGCCTGTCGCGCTTCAGCGAAGACCTTGCCCACGAGATGCGCACACCACTGGGCAATCTCATGGGGCAGACCCAGCAGCTGTTGCACAAGGACCGCGATGCCTCGGCCTATCACGCGCTGCTGGTGTCGAATCAGGAGGAGTACGAGCGCCTGGCGCGAATGATCGACAGCATGCTGTTTCTCGCCCGTGCCGAGCAGCCGGCAACGGCCATCACGCGGCAGGCTTTTTCGCTGCCGGAATTGGTCGAGCAGCTGTGCGAGTACTTCGAGGGTGTCGCCGAAGAGCGTGGCATCCAGCTGCTCGACGAGACCGAGGGCGAGCTGTTTGGCGATGCCGACCTGATTCGCCGAGCACTGGCAAACCTGCTGGCCAATGCGCTGCGCTATGGCGCGGGCGACAGCCCTGTGCGCATCGTCAGCGGCTCAGAGGATGGCTGGCGCTGGGTCAGCGTGATCAATCAGGGGTCGCCGATCGCGGCGGAACAGCTGCCGCGGCTGTTCGACCGCTTCTACCGCTGCGATCCGTCACGCGCGGAACCGGGTGATTCCGGCGGCCTGGGATTGGCCATCGTGCGCTCGATCATGCAGCTGCACGGCGGCGAGGTTGATGTGCGTAGCGATTCCCGGCAGACCGAATTCACCCTGCGTTTCGCTGCAACATCAGCCTGA